CGCGCCCGAGTCCATCGGTGCCGAAAGGGTGTTCGCCCAACGAGGGCGGCGAATAGATGGTATTCCGGTCCTGAGCAACGGGCGAGTGGGAGACCAGGAACGGACCGACCGTTGCCAAGACCGTGAGCCCGATCAGAATTCCGGCTCCACCTCTCAACGGCTCGCCTCCTCCAAACGCAAACGGGGATCGGCCCTGGCGAGCAGCAGATCCGAGAAGAGATTCCCGACGATCAGCAGGACCGCGGCCGCGAAGAGTGAGCCGAGCAGGAGAAAAGGGTCTCGATCGCCGAGGGCCTTCAGGGCGAGCCTCCCCATACCCGGCCATCCGGTGACGACCTCGACGAGGAAACAGGCGCTCAGGAGCCTCCCGAGCGAGCTCCCCCAGTAGCTCAGCAGGGGCACCATCGCGGCGGGCGCAACCTGACGCGACAAGAGCCTGGCCTCTTCGATGCCGCGTGCTCGCGCCGCGCGAACGAAGGCGGCGGGCAAGGCATCGACGAAGGCTCCCCGGGCCTGGAGGAGCAAGGCGGGCAGCATCACGAGGGACAGGATCGCCGCCGGGAGGAAGAGATAGCTCGCCAGGTCGAGCGCCCTCTCGATCGTACCTGACCGGATTAGCGCGGTCGAGCCGCCTCCCACGGGGACGAGGCCCGTCGAGGCGGCAACCATCATCCCCACGAGACCAACGACTACGGGGTGTACCGATGCGAGGCTGACGGCCGCCGCACAAAGCCCCCGATCCCACGGCCCGTTCCGGCGGGAGGCGGCGAAGAGGCCCAACGGAAAGGCGACGCACAGGCTCACAACGTGAGCCACGGACGCAAGCACGAGGGTGCGGGGAACGCTCTCGCTCAGCAGCTCGCGGACGGGTCGTTGATAACCGAGCGACACGCCGAGCTCCCCGCGAGCAACTCCGGCGAGCCAGGAGCCGTACTGCCGGTACCAGGTCTCATCGAGGCCGTAGCGATTCGTCAGCTCGTCGACGACTCTCGCGGGAATCCCCGGAGCGAACCGGAGCCCGTCGACGAAGGTTCCCGGTGCGAGGTGAAGAAGGACGAAGGAAACGAGGCTCGTGGCGAGCAACAAGGGCAGCGCCGTGGCGACCCGCGTCAGAACGACTCGGCGCATAGGGAAGTCGGGACGACTCCGTCAGCTCGGGTGCTGCCCCTGGAGCTCCTCTTTGCCGAATAGGCTCGGTTGATAGCTTTCGCCGTCTCCTCGCTTCCTCCCTCGCCGACGTGATTTGTCCTCGTACATGTTCTTGTCGGCAGCCATGAGCAATGACTCGAGGTTCTGGCCGGCAGCCGGATAGGAAGCGAGACCGAGGGAGATTCCGACCTTCAGATGAGCACCCACTCCCACGTCGAGCTCCGTCGCCTCCACCGCGTCCTGGAGCCGGTAAGAGAACTGTCGTGCCTGCTCGTAGGACGTCTTGGGGAGCACGGCAATGAACTCGTCACCCGCGTAACGAACGAGCACATCGGCATCTCGCATGTGCTCCTTGAGGACGCGCCCGACTTCCTTGAGAAAGCGGTCGCCGGTGTGGTGCCCGTAGCGGTCGTTGATACCTTTGAAGTCGTCGAGGTCCATCTCGATGACGGTTAGCGGCTCTCCGTATCGCTTGGCCTCCGACAGGGTCTGTTCGAAGAAGATATAGAGGAAGCGCGAGTTGGGAAGGCCGGTCAGCCGATCGGTGAAGGCGTCTTCCTGGGTCTCCTCGAAGCGGATGGCGTTGAAAAGAGCAATCGATGCCCGGTTCGAGACGATCTCCATCAACCGTATGTGATCGTCGCTATAGCGCTGATCGCCGGCCATATAGAGCGCGATCGTCCCCAGGGGCCGCTCCTCGTGGACGAGCGGAGCGAGAAAGGAGTTTCCGTAGAGGCTCTTGATCTCGGGGGGAAGCGCCATCGTATCGGGGCCGGGATGAACGTTGTAGAGGAAGCGGTTATTGGCCGCGACCCAGCCGGCGAGTCGTGTTCCCACCTCGATGGAGAGTCCGGCGAAGGCCTCCTTGTTCTCGCCGGCGATGTGGGCCGGCCGCAGCTCGCCATTGGAGTCGTCCGCGAGATAGATGACGAGCGTCGTGAAGGGAACGATCTTCTCGAGCTTGGAGCCGAGGATCGTCAATGTGTCGTTGCGGGACAGCGAGGTCCCGATGTTCTGCAGGATCTCGAAGAGGGTGAAAATCTCTTGTTGGGGCTCGGAGATCGAGCTCGACAGGGTCGCCGACTTGGGTGAGCCCACTACGTCGCGGTCTCGGCGTCGATCGGTGTGCTCTTTGGGATCGGTGAGAGGCACGACCTCGATGGAGTCGAGCTCGCGCCTGAGAGCGGGTAGAACCTCTTGAAACTTCGCGAACACGCGAGGGTCGAACTTGTGAGACTCGCGTTTCATGATGCTC
This sequence is a window from Vicinamibacteria bacterium. Protein-coding genes within it:
- a CDS encoding diguanylate cyclase — protein: FWLIAYYAHRFYKEKYEELSKLHRQTLEAFAFCIDAMELHTDFKHHTHTHIQRTQVLTLGLARALNVDDKTYEGLRYASVLHDVGKISIPSYILHKPTRLTEREFQKMSTHPAVGAEILSSIDFPFPVVEIVKHHHENWDGSGYPDGLEREAIPLGSRILAVADCYEALTARRVYRRSLDSEQALSIMKRESHKFDPRVFAKFQEVLPALRRELDSIEVVPLTDPKEHTDRRRDRDVVGSPKSATLSSSISEPQQEIFTLFEILQNIGTSLSRNDTLTILGSKLEKIVPFTTLVIYLADDSNGELRPAHIAGENKEAFAGLSIEVGTRLAGWVAANNRFLYNVHPGPDTMALPPEIKSLYGNSFLAPLVHEERPLGTIALYMAGDQRYSDDHIRLMEIVSNRASIALFNAIRFEETQEDAFTDRLTGLPNSRFLYIFFEQTLSEAKRYGEPLTVIEMDLDDFKGINDRYGHHTGDRFLKEVGRVLKEHMRDADVLVRYAGDEFIAVLPKTSYEQARQFSYRLQDAVEATELDVGVGAHLKVGISLGLASYPAAGQNLESLLMAADKNMYEDKSRRRGRKRGDGESYQPSLFGKEELQGQHPS
- a CDS encoding ABC transporter permease, coding for MRRVVLTRVATALPLLLATSLVSFVLLHLAPGTFVDGLRFAPGIPARVVDELTNRYGLDETWYRQYGSWLAGVARGELGVSLGYQRPVRELLSESVPRTLVLASVAHVVSLCVAFPLGLFAASRRNGPWDRGLCAAAVSLASVHPVVVGLVGMMVAASTGLVPVGGGSTALIRSGTIERALDLASYLFLPAAILSLVMLPALLLQARGAFVDALPAAFVRAARARGIEEARLLSRQVAPAAMVPLLSYWGSSLGRLLSACFLVEVVTGWPGMGRLALKALGDRDPFLLLGSLFAAAVLLIVGNLFSDLLLARADPRLRLEEASR